In a genomic window of Gossypium arboreum isolate Shixiya-1 chromosome 7, ASM2569848v2, whole genome shotgun sequence:
- the LOC108458473 gene encoding tyrosine decarboxylase 1-like, protein MSRATENSFLPLDIGSFREESKAVIDFIADYYKNIEKYPVQSKVEPGYLSSSLPDSAPYSPDSLEDVLNDVNDSILPGLTHWQSPSFFAYYQASSSTAGFLGEMLCSAFNVVGFNWISSPAATELESIVLDWMAKMLKLPSSFLFSGTGGGVIHGTTCEAVVCTLAAARDKAMKQLGGSWDNITKLVVYASDQTHFTFQKAAKLVGIPPSNFRFIQTSFATEFTMPPQLLRVAIENDIQSGLVPLYICATIGTTACGAVDPIAELGKVANEYNLWLHIDAAHAGSACICPEFRHFLDGVELASSLSMNPHKWFLTNMDCCCLWLKEPRFLIDSLSSNPEYLENNATKSNVVVDYKDWQVTLSRRFRALKLWLVIRRHGLENLMRHIRSDVELAKQFEALVAKDERFEIVVPRRIVLVFFRLKPKHGVDGGELNRKLLDAINSSGRAFMTQGVVAGIFAIRCVVGATLTQEHHLKDLWSLIQEKARLVLLQCTQ, encoded by the coding sequence ATGAGTAGAGCCACAGAAAACAGCTTCCTTCCACTAGACATAGGGAGCTTCAGAGAAGAGTCGAAAGCAGTGATAGATTTCATTGCGGACTACTATAAAAACATAGAGAAATACCCAGTTCAAAGCAAAGTTGAGCCTGGGTATTTGTCTTCCAGCTTACCCGATTCCGCTCCCTATTCCCCCGATTCACTAGAGGATGTACTGAATGATGTGAATGACAGCATTTTACCTGGCCTTACCCATTGGCAAAGTCCTAGTTTCTTTGCCTACTATCAAGCAAGTTCTAGCACTGCCGGATTCCTTGGAGAGATGCTTTGCTCCGCCTTTAATGTGGTTGGTTTCAACTGGATTTCGTCTCCCGCTGCCACCGAGCTTGAATCCATCGTCCTTGACTGGATGGCCAAAATGCTCAAGTTACCATCTTCTTTTTTGTTCTCTGGAACAGGCGGTGGTGTCATTCATGGTACTACCTGTGAGGCTGTCGTTTGCACTTTGGCTGCTGCTCGAGACAAGGCTATGAAACAACTTGGTGGTAGTTGGGACAACATAACCAAACTGGTGGTTTATGCATCAGATCAAACTCATTTCACTTTCCAAAAGGCCGCCAAATTAGTGGGCATTCCCCCATCAAATTTCCGATTCATTCAAACATCTTTCGCCACCGAGTTTACAATGCCACCCCAACTACTTCGTGTTGCTATCGAAAATGATATCCAATCAGGCTTGGTGCCATTGTACATATGTGCAACCATCGGGACAACAGCCTGCGGAGCTGTGGATCCTATTGCAGAATTAGGCAAAGTTGCCAATGAATACAATCTTTGGCTTCACATTGATGCAGCTCATGCAGGAAGTGCTTGCATTTGCCCTGAGTTCCGGCATTTCCTTGATGGAGTCGAACTCGCATCATCTCTCAGCATGAATCCACATAAATGGTTTCTCACAAACATGGATTGCTGTTGTTTGTGGCTCAAGGAACCACGCTTCTTAATCGATTCATTGTCATCTAATCCAGAATATCTGGAAAACAACGCAACTAAATCCAACGTTGTGGTGGACTACAAAGATTGGCAAGTCACACTGAGCAGACGGTTTCGAGCACTGAAGCTTTGGTTAGTGATCCGCCGGCATGGCTTGGAAAACCTCATGCGCCACATTCGATCAGATGTGGAGCTAGCTAAGCAATTCGAGGCACTTGTAGCTAAAGATGAGAGGTTCGAGATTGTGGTTCCAAGGAGGATAGTGTTGGTTTTCTTCAGGCTTAAGCCAAAACATGGGGTAGACGGCGGAGAACTGAACCGGAAACTCCTAGATGCTATAAACTCAAGTGGGCGAGCTTTCATGACACAGGGAGTGGTAGCTGGAATTTTCGCCATCCGATGTGTCGTTGGAGCTACTCTCACCCAAGAGCATCATTTGAAGGATTTGTGGAGTCTCATTCAGGAAAAAGCTCGACTTGTGCTGCTCCAATGCACCCAATAA